The genome window cataactaaaaataaaattttaccttCATAACCGTCAAGCACCGGATCTTCTGAGAGATGAAATGGGGAATCTAGATCAATATATCTGTCATAATATTACATTATATAGGTCAGAATCGTCAAAAATAACCAAAAACTGCAGCAAATTTTAATGAGAAAAACCTGATATGTGCTACTTACTTGAAACATCCGAGCCCTGCAGCAAGGTGACCAGAAAAACCTACTGCAAGTCTGCTCTCAGCCATCCCACCGATCATAAGCTCCAAACCAGATGCTTTTGCCAATTCAATGATTTCAATGGCTCCAAGTACCCCAAGTTTTGCCATCTTGATGTTGATGACGTCTGCCAGATTTCTTTCAATGATCATCTTTGCATCGTCCAGGCCCCGGCAACTCTCATCAGCTGCAACAGATACGCCATATTTCTCTTTTGCAATCTTGGTAACCTGACCAAGACCTTCCCAGTCACTACTATGGACCGGTTGCTCAAACAGAACTGGCAACAACTTCATTTCTGCAAAGCAGTAACAATTTGAAGAAAATGACTTGTCAGATTGAAAGACAAACACAAATATATCTTCAGGATCTTAGTAGCAAGAATGGTTTAAGATGTTCACCATGCAATGTCTGGAGAACTTGTATAGCTTCCGAAGAGGAGTACCCTTCATTGGCATCCAGGATAAGGGAGCAATCAGGGTGCGCCCTGCGTACAGCTCTAAGCATCTCTATATCTGAATTAAGGTTCTTTCCTACCTTGagttttaaagttttaaatCCTTTAGTTTGATAGTCAGAAGCCAGTTGATAAGCCTTGGCAGATGAAACAATTGGAATCTACATGCAGTATAATTTAACATGGAATTAGTAATCAAAAAGATGTTAAATATTATGTAAGGTCATAATGTTGTAAAACTTAAGGCAAGAGCTGAAACAGAGACTTAACTGTGATATCTGTGCTGATAGTGTTGGAAACCCCACCAAACACTCTCCACAGTGGCACGCCGATCATGTTGGCAACTGCATCAATGAGGGCCATCTCAACACCAGCTCTCACCTTGAAACAtcgcaaagaaaaagaaacaatagATGAGCAAAGCATTCCAAAGACTAATACAATATACATAGTCATGTGCAAGTAACTTACAGAAACAAATTTGTGTCCTTGCAGAATCCGTCCGACCTCACTCAACAATGAACTCAGAGGCATTTCAGTATCTATCTTCGCCAACATATCACACACCTCAGTCACCTTGGCCAAAGCTAGTGACTGATCCTCTGCGGTTATTGGACGGAGAGTGGGAGCCTCTCCCCAACCTACAGAACCATTGGTCAGCTCAACTCGTATAGCAACATTTTCCGCCTTTAATAACATTGAATTCGCAATGCTGATTGAGTCACTGAAAGGTATATTCAGGGGCCTGCCTTGTGCATTTTGCACATTCACAGTAACATTCAATAGGTTAACTAATGCAGACATATTTCAGTGAATGGAACTACTCAAGAGCTCGAGAAGAAGGAAATTATTACAAGTTTACCACTGAATGAAACTGATCCTTCTTCTATATATAATGAAACTGAAACGCTCCACACATACTACTACAactgataaattaatattttataatcctAATAAGAGAATGCAGCATCTTTAGGTTTGTAAGAAAGTGCAAATCGCCACACGAAACGTCTTAATCTCACAAATGCAAACGTCTGGGGCATCAACTCAGACTTAATACAGCAAAATGATTATCAAAAGATGGTGTTTGCAAGAAGAACACAACTGccattttcatatgcattaacAACCTGATCAGTCTTAGTAGTATTGGAATTGTTTGAGTTGTCCCCTTGCGTCCACtgagagtattaaaagaacAAATGGCCAGTTTCAAATGAAAATAAGCAAAGAATTGTCAATCTCCTTTAATTCTTTATTtctcttcttctttattttataatataatcctTGCGCAAGATATTTTTTTGTGATACATAAGCCTGTGTAGATCAACTAATTTTCAGTCAAGTAAATTTTTGTCTCAAGGTACCTTCAAAGATGCTTATGCACACTGTTCTCGATTAATATATAATCAGGAAAGAACTTATAATGAAATCCAATTATAATGCAACACTGAATACACTTCTACTTTAAACAGAAGACATTTTAAAAGAAGTATTATGTACAAGATTAAGATCACTGGGAAAGCTATACAGTTTTATTGATGTGGTTCGTTAAGTATAGATTGTCCtgtgtatatacaggtacatgGTGAAACTTCAGATTGTTCAATATAGTGTTAACACAATCCAAGCAGCATTTATGTCATATTGATCCAGCAAAAACTAGCTACACAAGATGGTTTCAAGAAATGGGCAATTGACATGCAAATAAGAATTGCTTCCATTAAGCTTTGCTAGAGCAAGGTTAATGGAGTGtacttaaaattgaaatttgtaTCCGAGCCATTTAGGATTCGTGTACCTAATGTGAAATTGTCGTGCAGTTTTCGTGCACATTTTGTTGgataatacattaaaaatcacagCAACATTATATAAAGCAACTATATCAATATAGTTTAATACTTTAGTttacttattttcttaaaagaatagtttatattaatttaatatgaaaatttaaagttaaatatgttaatttattttgaaaaataataatatatctttcCAGTAAGTTatactttaattttttatgataactgattaacatataaaatttgacAAAATAGAGGAGCAGACATCTAGTATGTTACTGAGTACTAACTGAATGTTAAACTGTATCTAAAATTTTGAATGTATAAAATTTGAgtcatatatgaaaatatatgttataacta of Daucus carota subsp. sativus chromosome 3, DH1 v3.0, whole genome shotgun sequence contains these proteins:
- the LOC108212623 gene encoding L-Ala-D/L-amino acid epimerase — translated: MSALVNLLNVTVNVQNAQGRPLNIPFSDSISIANSMLLKAENVAIRVELTNGSVGWGEAPTLRPITAEDQSLALAKVTEVCDMLAKIDTEMPLSSLLSEVGRILQGHKFVSVRAGVEMALIDAVANMIGVPLWRVFGGVSNTISTDITIPIVSSAKAYQLASDYQTKGFKTLKLKVGKNLNSDIEMLRAVRRAHPDCSLILDANEGYSSSEAIQVLQTLHEMKLLPVLFEQPVHSSDWEGLGQVTKIAKEKYGVSVAADESCRGLDDAKMIIERNLADVINIKMAKLGVLGAIEIIELAKASGLELMIGGMAESRLAVGFSGHLAAGLGCFKYIDLDSPFHLSEDPVLDGYEVSGPVYEFTNKAVLSAM